From the Scomber scombrus chromosome 22, fScoSco1.1, whole genome shotgun sequence genome, the window TTTGCTGATTTTCACAACAACTCAACTGTCATGAGATATGAGAACAAGACTTCTCACTCAGTACTGTACCAGTTTTTAAAGATTGTTGTCCCCATTCGTCAATTGGTCAAAAAAGGCGGGAAAATTGAGTCCAGGTTGAAAATACACCAACGTTTCTCTTTAACCTCCTAATCCCTTTGGCTTCCGACTCCTGTTTGAAAATGACATACCCAAAATGATTATAGTAATTATTTGCAGCTACAAGGTCTATATGAATAATCTTGGTATGATAATAAAGGAGGCGCTTCTGAGATGTCTGCAGAGATGAAAGCATAAGCGTAAATGTTTCTGGGTCAGAGTAAATGAAGATTGAACATGGAGTGATTTACACTTTTACACGAGTGAACAATCCCTTTGTAGTTATGCAGCTGCAGCTCTAAATCGTCTTCCAAACCATATCTGAACATTACCCGTGCCAAGTCTGATGTTAATAAAGTGAAGAAACGCCTTCTCGATGCCATGTAAATACATAGAAAATGACTTGGAGACACTGAAGTAGCCATTGTGAGTGATTTCATGCAACTAGAGACAACTTTTGACAGCAAAGTCATGATTTTGTAGCTGTAAACATGCAAAGGGAAGttagttttgcatgtttttcattGGGTTATTCAGTGAGGTTTGGTCGGACAGTGATGGGAGTTTTATTGCTGGCGTCTCATTATTCATTCGATGTGTCATTTATGTGAACATCGTGAAATGAGAAGATATCAGGAACGCTGTGACTGCGGGCGTGCACTGTGTGTAGATGGAAGAGGCTTTTGCTGCTCGCTCAGTCAGGAGCTTGATGTTTgacttttgtttaatttatctACAAGTGATTACATTAGCTTAGTAGTCGAGCTTCTTCCGAACAAAACGGTATGTTATATGACTTTATTCTTAAGTGTTTAAATGTCCTGTGGTGTGATTTCTTGCACCGGGACTGTTTTACCCTTGTTGGTTGGGGCTCGAGTGATTAACAGGTTAAAAGTTTTAATGGAGTTACcataaacaggcaggagtggaaaataaaggttaggggttagggtaataattgtaaaaatattttgtatatttaggattttatgagttgtatctccaccaggatacgttgcccctattaaggtataaaaatatatatatatatttgtatgtatatcCTGATGcatgttgcctgtttaagggttaaattgTTTAAAACTAGTAACAAGTAGTGACAAAGAATACAAACACAAGCTCCAGCTGGTGCGATTAAGTAAGAGAGACAAGCCAATGTTCACATTAGAgccaaactttatttattttcagttcattCTCACTGATCAACAGTCTGAGACATTTAAATACTGTAACACTTTCCATTAATAATCCGCCAATAACATGGCAACAGGATCAACGCCAGAGTACTTCCAGCTCAGGCGTTAATACATTCTGATCAATAAATAGATCAATAACGAATCGGTCAAGTGTCAATATAAATATtgtacattcatatttttaaaaaaaaatcttaaatacGTTCTCAATTTAAATagatcaataaataaaagtataaaagttgTTGGTATAAAAGgtgataaatatgataaatagaAGAGCGCCTCTCTGCTCAGTGTTCAGTGGAAACAGTGGAGGCGTCGTCGTGCAGCAGCTGCCATGTTAGTTTTTTGTCTCGATGCAGAAGTCCTGCAGGTAGCTGAACAGGATGTCGATCTCTCCCACCGCTTTGATTATGCCTTGATCGCCGTCcatctaaaaacacaaagagacacattaGAAACACTGGAAAACACAAGATATTCTATCAGTCAATTTTAAAGTCTATgaagaaatgtgtattaatccgaTTTGTATTTTCAGGAACCAACGAGCCAATGAAGATGGATTAAAACATTGTTGGTTTGGGtctattttcattgtttatcaATCATCAGATTATCTTCtgatttaatcaactgatcatTTATAAGATGTGTGAGATATTACAAAGTTTCCTAAAGTCCAAATATCTCCATTCATCTGATAGAAAACCTGCAAATCTTCACATTAGAGAAGACGTAACCAAagaatattttgtatttgtgctttaaaaaatcacttatcaaatagttttttgttatcttaaaaTAAGGGTTTAACGATAAGGGTATGTGTGGATATGAAATACAAGTAAGTGTCTGTAGAAGATAGGAAAAGGCCGAATGTCAGACTAATGCTCGGAGCAGCtgaatcaagttttttttctttgctctgctttgatttttaaaaacatcttacCTCCTTGAGCTTTCTGCGAAACTCCACAGCGTGGTGATGGTTGTGGTAGTGAGTCACATTCTGGAGAGACAAACATGTACTGCAGGTTAGCAGCTGTTATCTATTCaatctctctgtgtctctctctgtttgtgttattgcatctttcctttcctttatcGAAACCACAGAGTGTCGTTATCGATTTTAAGATCAACCACACCGCCACCACATATACATACTGCAAAAACTTCATATTTAACTTCTGATAACTCACATTCTTAGGAAGCAATGGCGGTATTTTGGAAATGttcttatatttttgtatataatTGGCAGTTTTAGGCTCAACAACAGACTATGATGCTCACAAACAAATAATCTTAGTTAATtctcttaaaggaatagttggATTTTGGGACGATTTCTTGCCGAGAGTTAGATGAGGAAACTGATACCACTCTTATGTCTGTacagttaatatgaagttagcTATGAGATTGGTATCAAACTTTTGGATGGCAATAGAGACAGTAAATTAGAAAATATCCCAACAATCATTTAACAAACAGCTCTAAGTTAAAACACTTACGCAGCCGTGCTTCTTCAGGTCCTCGCTGACACGGACGAGGTTGGTCTTCAggaggtgcatgctgggatgttCGATGTCACTTTGATGCAGGATGTTGCCCAGGTAGTAGTCCAGGATGTTGGCGTGGAGACAGCAGATCTTCACCTGGTCctggaggaggtcagaggttCAGAAATCAGAAGGACTAACACAACCTGACCAGCAATCAAGAACATtacttgtttgtctttttgcaaGTGACATATTTTCTTgcaggagctttttttttttaaagaattatgAAACACTTCAGAAGTTGTGGAGAACATTTTCAGGAGAGTTCTCACCTGGCTGGCGTTGACTCTGGGGATCAGTCTGATGTTGGAGTGTTCCTCTGCCTGCATACTCTGAGCCTGAAGACACCGACAAGACTTATTAGCATCATGTTTAAAGCAGATGTGCATCCTTATCACTTGAtctgtctcattatcagcttgtcaagcAACtgattgtaaagcactttgaactacactaccctgtatgaaagctgttgtataaataaagttcgattgattgatcgattgattgaGATGTACTTCATGAGGAGACAGACATGAAGCATCAGCTAGAAACTACAGAATAAGATTAAGGGTAAAATCTGGAGGAATTTTGAGATTTAAGACAGATTTAACTGAATAACTGATTAAAATAGTTATAGAATAGAAAAACAAATCTATTGTATCACAAGTGTCAAATCTCAAAAGTACTCACGTGTTGTGACAAATTCTGGATAGCAATGTATGTCTCTGGGTTTTGCAGTGGCCCGCTGACCGACTTGGCCACAGGGACCGCTGTCGCCTGCTCggtccagccaatcagaagcagcGGCAGCAGGATGAGCACAGCGACAGCTGGACGGAAGAAGGAGACGAGTGTGGAGACCTTCATTGTTCAAGTAGATGAATTTATCTTAATCCTTTTAGCTCGAGGAGAAGTGTGAGTGTTTTCACCTGCAACACAGAAACAGATTGTTAAAAACGAAATAATGataagttaaaataataatcatcagaCTGAGAGGTGATTCTTCTCGCTGTGTCCTCACCTGTCAGTGGATGCTGATGTGAAGACGTCTCTCTGCCTTGTCTCTTTATACAGATCAACCCTCCGCCCCCTCTACAAAAAATGTAGGACAGGTAACCATCCAAAAAACCCCAAGACACActcgcgcgcacacacacacatgcgcacacacatacaggtcaGTGCTGAGCTGGTACAATCTGTTTACTGTCACTTacacaaagaggaaattaaTTTAGTCAACGTGTGACGACACTAATAATGTTTGTCATTGATTTGCTAAGAGAGCATTTTAATTGTACTTCTCCAGTGACATAATTTCCtcacttttgtgtgtgtgtgtgtgtgcatgtgcctgCTCCCTGGTGAATTACAAGCTGCTATACAAACTTCCGTCAGACAGAAATAGAAAACCTTGCCCAACCAGTTAATGTGTTTCGTTGTGTGACACTTTAACACTGACAGCCAGCAGATTATGTAATCATTggttaaatacacacaatttaaataatgtgtgaTTTAATGCATTATGAGGATACTGTACATGGCTGTAAATTGAGCcatgttttaatatgaaataCTACTAAATTCTCATCTCATCTTTTAATCACTTAATATTTGGACCCCCAAAGCTTAGTGTTAAATCCAGTGAAGCATGTGGCGCTGCAGTTCCTCTAatgaccactagatggtgctacCACCAGTAACAGGTTATATTAGAGTGAATGTGAAAACTCCTCAACAACTGCTTTTCCCTGAAATCCAACATTAATGTttcctacaaaaaaaaaccccagttCAGATAAGCAGATGTCAGAAATGTGAGTAGTTATActataaatgcataaataatatCTTACGCTGCACTATATCTTTATTCTCTTTTGCTCGAATTTTcccaatttaacatttttaattgtgtttaaatgtctttattttgctgtttgttgcttttatagTTTGtcatgatgcattttatgttttgttttatgcaaAGCGCTTTGATGTTGAAATGTACTAAACAAATAACTTTGCTGTGCCTTTAAGGACCGAGTATGAGGtatagtttgacatttaaagAAAGACTCTTATTTGCTTTTGTTGCCAAGAGTAAGATAAGAAGATTGACacttttcttgtgtgtgtgtacactgtgtATTGAACT encodes:
- the il22 gene encoding interleukin-22; amino-acid sequence: MKVSTLVSFFRPAVAVLILLPLLLIGWTEQATAVPVAKSVSGPLQNPETYIAIQNLSQHAQSMQAEEHSNIRLIPRVNASQDQVKICCLHANILDYYLGNILHQSDIEHPSMHLLKTNLVRVSEDLKKHGCNVTHYHNHHHAVEFRRKLKEMDGDQGIIKAVGEIDILFSYLQDFCIETKN